A segment of the Ipomoea triloba cultivar NCNSP0323 chromosome 1, ASM357664v1 genome:
TCTTAAATGGCAAGCTTTATGTAGTTGGAGGCGTGACTCGGGACCAGGGCGGGCTGACCCCTCTCCAATCTGCTGAAGTATTCGATCCACACACGGGCGTTTGGGTGGAAGTCCCGAGCATGCCATTCACCAAAGCTCATATGTTGCCTACTGCTTTCTTAGCTGATTTTCTTAAACCTATGGCCACCGGGATCTCATCTTACCGGGGAAAGCTTTATGTTCCACAAAGTCTATATTGCTGGCCATTTTTTGTCGATGCTGGGGGCGAAGTGTATGATCCAGAGACAAACGCGTGGGTTGAAATGCCAATGGGCATGGGCGAAGGCTGGCCTGCAAGACAGGCAGGAACAAAACTAAGTGTTATCGTCGACGGGGAACTCTATGCTTTGGATCCTTCCAGCTCGTTTGACAGCGCCAAGATAAAAGTGTACGATTCTCAGGACGATTCCTGGAAGGCAATCGAGGGAGACATCCCCATCCGAGACCTCACTGATTCAGAGTCCCCATATCTACTGGCAGGCCTTCTTGGCAAGCTCAACGTGATTACTAAAGATGCAAATCAAAACATCCTCGTCTTGCAAGCAGACAGGCCTAATCAGAACCAGAACGAGAATGCCCCGTCTCCTCAAGACAAATCATCCCAAGAACACTCGGAATCAGCATTACCATCTGATACAAACATATGGAGAGTTATTGCATCAAGGAACAGCGGGGCTGCTGAGCTGATCAGCTGTCAGATTCTCGATATGTAACTATGCCCGTTCTCGAGGTCAGTTCGAATCAACCACCACTTAGTTTTATGGTTTTTCCAAGTATGAAATCTTAACTTACTCTGCAGGAGTGAGCATTTCACTCCCCTACTTATATAaacatagcatatatatatatatagtttacagGCTGTGTGTATGTATAATACAGCAGATAGTTATTACGTTATTATTATCGTTACTATTATTCCATTAATAAAACGTTAGAAAGGGTTCGTTGTGCATGTACTGAACTATTGAGTAAACTGAGTACAACTTCATAGTTGGTTCTTGAAATTCTGCAGCACTAATGTTGATCAGTATATGTATTAAGAAACATGTTTTGAGTGAATAAAATGTTCCCCATAGAATTCATAGCAATACATTTTCAGAAAGGACTGCCTATTatgcttttttttctttttttctttttttcttttttgaattaTGAGGGAAACTTGCAGCCACTAACCAaatgaccacaaggaggtaaaccagaatctcgccttgtgaccctagtcggcAAAAGActataaggaggtaaaccagaACCCCGTCTTCTGACCCTAGACAACAAAGgactacaaggaggtaaaccaatctAAATTGTCTATACCTGAccaactcaaaccaaaaaggctAATAGGCGATTCCCGCtgggagtcaaacttgaaactttacaGCTACTAAATCAACAGTCTGACCTGGGATTGCCCCGCTTTTTCCATCATCACTATGCAGTACACAAAAATATGAATTACATTGGCACTTCCATAGTCCTGGCAGTGAGTTTTGCACTAGTCCTACATACACATATACCTTACAGGCTATGACAGAGAGCCATTGAAGGATCATCTTGGTCCAGACAACACTTCATCTTGGAGATTTGGTGTGGAATCAGGGATGTTCCAACCAATAGGGTGGGGCGCCTGGCTGTAATCGGCCCTGAACATTTCTTCCTTCTGCCACTCCTCCCACTTCTCGGCCAGCCCTTCGCCTTCCAGCATCCCCACGACTTCTGCCATTCGTGGACGCTCCATCGGGGTGCCCTGCGTGCAGAGCAGGGCGACCTGAATCAGCTGCTCCACTTGATCTTCCTCATACATGCCCTGAAGATCTGCATCAACTAGTATTTCATACTTCTTCTCCTTCAGAAGCCCCTTCACCTGAAATCGCCGGGAACGaatgttgagcatataaaatataaatgcgTAATCTCATTATTCATACAAAACACATCATTAGTATCAAAGCCAAGATATTCATGCAAGTTATGGAAGTAAGTTCCAGTAAGAGTTttttccacatttggtcctacgACTATGGTACaatttccacatttggtccgTCCGATCTAAATTCCTGTCCCGATGACCAAATTTCaggcaagtaatttatcttaaagggtaaaattgtcattttgcattacttttttcttaaacttcttaaggactaaaaatgacaattttgcccTTCGAGATAAGTCACTCACTTGAAATTTGGTCACCGGTGACCGGAAATTAGGTcagagggaccaaaagtggaaaaaactcggCTCAGTAACATGGATGAAGTAGATTATGGTGATAGTGCTTACCCAATCGAGCAACATAACATCATCATCGTTGGCGAGGCGAGCAAGATCGAACGCCCTCTGTCCCGTGATGATCTCCAAAAGCATAACTCCATACCCAAAAACATCAGTTTTCTCAGAAGATTTACCAGTTGACAGATACTCAGGAGCTATATGCCCAATTGTGCCACGCACTGCAGTGGTAACATGAGTGTCCTTGTAGTTCATGAGTTTGGCCAGCCCGAAATCACCCACAACGGCTTCCATCTCCCTGTCCAGCAAAATGTTTGCAGCTTTGACATCGCGGTGGATGATCTTCGGGTCACAATGGTCGTGCAAATAGGCGAGCCCTCTAGCAGCCCCGAGGGCAATATGCTTCCTCACTGGCCAGTCCAGCGGGGGCACTGATTCAGGTCGGTCTGCAAGCATTTTGCAGAATTAGACTCTCGTCGAGCTGATACTATGTAAGAGTATGGTATGCAATGcatacctcttttttttttttgagtactattaactctgttataatgtagtatctgttcatatctgttacaatgtagtatctgttgcAATGCATACCTCTTAAACGTGAAGCAACGCTCCCATTCTCCATGTAAGGATAAACGAGCAACCTTTCAGTTGGTGTCATGCAGAAGCCACGCAACCGGAGGAGATTTCTGTGCACAGCCATACTAATCATCTCGACTTCGGTCTGGAACTGCATCTCCCCGCCCTGGCTGCGTTCCTCCTTGAGTCTTTTCACTGCAACCAACGAGCCATCAGCCAATCGCCCTCTGTACACCTTGCCAAACCCGCCTCTCCCGAGTATGTTCTTGTTGCTGAAATGATCCGTGGCAACTTGCAGCTCGCGCAGAGAGAACTTCTTCAGCTGTCCAAGGTGGACCTCGGGGTCCTCCTCAGCTGCAGAAAGAGTAAAAAGTGAGAGTACATTCGAGTGCAAGAGACAAATCGAGTAACAGCTCGACACCAACCGGGAACATCAAAGAAATGGACTTGCGGTTTCCTTCTCCGCCACCACGCCAGCAGAATTGCAGGAGCAGCAAACAAAATTGCAGCACCTGCAGCCACTCCTCCAGCAATGGCACCAATAGTGCTGCTCCCCCCTGCAAAAGTTGGAGTTTCATGTAATCCAATCAGTAATCTTTTGTCGTCATAAAGAGAGGATTTCTGAATATGCTATCTTATATTGTCATATAGAAAATAGAATGCAAAACCCTAATGCTAGAAGACTACAAATAAGTTCCATATGCCTACCTAAGACCGCCTAATCTACAGAGattccatatattaaatatatattccataacaagtttaaacttttagtttagACGGAACACGTCATTCAATATCATATCAGAGCCAATAAAATAAACGAAAAAAGAAGATGATTTTTTCCACGAATAGTAAGTAAAACAGGTAAAATGTGATAGAGAGAACAGTAGCAAACCTGAAGAAGAGGCTGTTGGGGAAATCGGAGCTGGTGGAGGGGTAGGAGCATATTTTAATCTTGAGTTGTTTAGGAAACTGAAGCATTGCAAATTAGCCATCAAAGAATAACCCAATACAAGAAAATATAGCAATATGGGGCAACCCTAGTCAAGTTAGTTGGGTTGTTggtttggtaaccacaaggtccgAAGTTCGACTCTCAGTAGAAGTGGCCTATTGACATTTTTGGTTTGAGGTGATCAGCTATGAGCAACTTGGTTTACCTCCGTATGGtcttttgccggctagggtcacaaggcagaGTTTACCCCATGCACACCCTCTGGGTAGTGGCTGCGGATTtttctcgtcactcaaaaaaacaCAAAGACGGACCCAGTACACACCCTCAGGTAATGACTGTAGGTTTTTCTGgtcacccaaaaaaacacaaagaaaaaagagcAATACAAAGAATGTCCTAACTCCTAAGACAAACCTGAGTTCAGTGAAAAGAGAAAAGGAACCATTGATTGGAACTGTTCCTTGCAAAAAGTTGTTTGAGAAATCACTGCATTCCATGACAAGGACTATTAGTTCTGCACAAGGAAGAAGTAAAACTTGAAACTCTGAAAAATGAGCCCTATTACTCACAGGACTTGCAGTGACTGAACCTTGGTTAATACTCTGGGAATGGTGCCTCCCAAAGAGTTATTATTGAGCCTCCTTCAAATTTCTCGCAAAAAGAAgaaactaaaacattaggtttcaTAGACAACTATTGACCCTCTTGAATGCAAGGTTGTAGAAGGCCCTAGACGCTAGTCCGGCGTCTGGaggtgcctagcgcctaggcacccaaggaataattaaaaaaataataataataggctCTGCCGCTCTACACAAGTCTAAACGTCGTCAAGTAGCTGTTACTCGTCATCCAAAGTTTCCAGTGGCCACAACCACACTCCACGTTATCGTCGTCGCCATATCCGTCCAGCTCTGGAGGTTTACGAATTACGACTCGACTGAGTTGGGTGCTAACTCGGTTGATTTAGGGGCCGAGTTGAGCAGCTAATCGGCCGGTCGACCAAAAGGCACCTAAGGGTGAGATCCTCTCAGTTGTCTAGgccaatttttacaacattacTTGAATGACAACAAAAGAGACTCCAAAGCCATGTTTAACATGCTGATGAAAAGCCTTATTGACATCACTTGGCAATTTCATCTAGTTGATTTAGGCGCCGACTTGGGCGGCTAATCAGCCGGCCGACTGAAAGGCACCTAGGTGTGAGATCCTCTTGGACGCTTGGaccaatttttacaatattgcTTGAATGACAACAAAAGACACTCCAAAGTCATGTTTAACACGCTGATGAAAAGCGTTATTGACATCACTTGCCAATTTCATCTGGCTCTCAACTTAACTTTTCAGTTGAAACGAAACACATCCGCAATAAGAAACAAAAGGGTAAGAGGGAAAGTATATCATACAGGAACCTCAGTTGTTGAAGATTGCCCAAAGACACAGGGATATTGCCACTCAATTGGTTCTGGTAGAGATCCAAGCTGACCAACCTTGTTAAGTTTCCAAGCTCACTTGGAATTGTTCCACTAATGTTGTTGCTATACAGCTCCCTGGAAAACCATAAACAGCACAAACATTTTCACCCAAAATTCAAACTTTTTGACACCAGACAACCTTAAAAATTACCAAACAACTGAGGTAATAAGATCTGAAGCTTACAGGTACTGCAACTTCTCGAGCCGGCCAAGATCTGGAACCAATCTCCCAGTCAAATTCGCGTTCCCCAAATCGCTACAAGGAAGACGAAAACCATGAAAATTCAACAACGAAAACGAGAAAGCCAGAAAGGTAGCTAGCAACATGAGTTCTCGAGCGGTTTTACACTCTAGTAACGCTGTTTTCGCTGTCGCAGGTGACATGAAACCAGGTACAGGGATTGACAAGGGTGGCATCCCAGCTCTGAAGAACATTGTTGGGATCAAGCAGATTGGACTTCAGGTTACTCAATGCATCACCTGTCTTACATAAAATGCCCAATTATCAGCTTCAATCTTTAGGACTACTTACATAACACAATAATAGCCCTATCATTGGCTGTTCCAAACATTGTGGAGTACTATGTAGTTTCCTTAAACTTTCTTACACTATTACACAAATTCCCATTAGGCTGTGGATGGTCATGCTATCAACTCAATCCGCATGGGCAGCTCAGTTGGGTTCTGGGTGGTAGATAATGGACAATGACACATGATCAACTCCTGACATAATGTTCAACTTTTGTGTACTAAAAGTTCATTTTAGTATactatcaaaaaatttaactttctatatattaaaaatgaacattcagtatactaaaagtgaatttttaTCCACGGTCCATATTACAATGGGATGGGACCATGGTTCATAGTATAATTACCTCGCTTAATGTGGTGGCGGGGTGGGCTCATTATGGGCAATAGACATTAGTCCTCCTATCTAATAgacgacaaattattgtgtggaccatggtttacaagatcataacaaaaagtacatttttaatatactaaaaatatattattcatgtaCTGAATGTTCAagactcaaataatatactttttcgGAATACAATGAATCCCTCCTCGCCCACAACCGGCCCAAAAGGGAAGTACCTTTCCCTTTGGGGGTAGGAAAATCATGATCGGGATAGCGAACCAAATTGGGTGTGGTCTTTTGTCGAAATGGAAtggcttttctttttatttattatttatcatgAATGATAAATAGGTTAGGTTCATCGTTACAACCAGTATGCCAACTTCGcgtatttttttgtttgacccCCTGTAACTCTTCCTCAGCCAGGCTTGGGCAGAATAGCAGAGCAAGTACAAGTATTAGTAGCATAACAAAAAAGCCTTCCTCGTCATTAATATGTTTGCTTGGAACTCTCGGGAGAATCGATGACTGCATCTTTGATGCACGTACATttctaaatgtacattatttaatagtatgatcCACACACCTATGTAGACCatatgtgtggaccatggtcgacacaataatgattgctactAGACTGCCCGGGTGAGACAGTAACACGTAAGAGTTTAACTTAatatggtgaattttttataaataacaacACTAGTCCTCCCACCTATTATTATCACTCCAGTATCTTGTAAGGCTCTCGGAGTGAGGGAATTGCCCATTGTGGGCAACAAAAACTCAAATTCAAATTGCAATAAAATATCAAAGTCAATAAACTATACTAAGTGAGAAAATGAACAAACCACAAGAACAGACCTTCAGTGTTGCCGGAGACTATAGACCCCCGCCGGAGAAACGCCGGAATCAAGCAGAAAGACAAGAAGAAAGCCAAGATTTTCCTCCAATCCATTACTCCCAACCTCTCCCTCGTCATCACCAGCTAAACCCAAGATTTTTTCCTTCAATTCCTCGACGCTATTTTTACTGAGCTCCAAGGAACAAAGACAGACaggtaaaataagaaaaaaacttaaattctGAACAGCCAAACTCGTGAAAATGGAGAAGTTCAATATATTCTTGCGGATTTTGCTTCTTTTCTTTCACTTCTTTCCTGGAAATATGAGAATCCCAGAGAGAGAAAAGACTTTTACCCTTCATTGGAGAAAAAAAGAGAGTGATAGTGATACAGTGATGAATAATCAGAGCTCAAAAGTCTTCCCAGGAAACGGTCTGGAAATTGGCATGAACAGGACGGCCGGTGAAGACGCGGATGACATTCTTGGCATGGCGCGGGAAAAGGTTGACCGAAgctcaaatgttttttttttctttcaaatgtAATATCTAAACCAATAAtctcacttgggagggtcaCAGCTATGCTGCTTGACCACAGTCAATTGTTTACTTgaataagtatttgatttttgCTCTCATTTGGAAGTTTGGTTTATCTCTTTtccttgttaaaaaaaaaaaaaaaaaaaaaaaaacactttttgtATTTAGAGTTCAATGGATTGTGTTATGGGGTTGAAACATGTTAACGGATCGAGACAAGGAGCACAATGTGAGCTAGTCCAAGATGCATAGGAGACGATcaagtaatataattttaatttgcatgTGAATTGGCACGAAGTGGGATGCATTAAAGGATATTTCTTGATTTAAGTATACTTGGGGTGAGTTTGGTTGGGGACTTTTATATATACCCTAGTATGtattttgatattcattaccatgtttgtttgtctgtttttgttattttactaTTAGAATTAAATCATTTAGTAATTATTAAAACTCATTACCCTTTACTCCTCTAGTCTTGAACAATGGAAtctaaaataaagaagaaacaataaaaaataaaataaaaatgtcattgtcCATGTGTTAAATATGGAATTGTAacacgcgcgcacacacatgtgtgtatatatgtattatatgtattatatattttttatatatttagttatttttattttaattaatttttttttattccaattCATATTTACTACAAAACAAAGTAACTCTTTTTACTTAAATCCATTTGTGTtattaagtatttgattttctATTACCATTCTGattctaatatttgaaccaaacacatccttaatCTCTTAATTATCTATTATTTTGTACTTTCAGTCATTGGTATTATATAATTATCTCCATTAGCAAACTCTTTTTTATGATgctatttttgttatttagaaTCAATATCCATTGTTAAAGTTtcattctctctctcatttttaaTGTGAAAGTTGATtctaaatgataaaattaaacttatatGTGAATAgagtttgacaattatataacaatagggactaaaaatgcaatattatgaataattaagaggttaaatttatttaaattaatttatagggactaaaattttaaaagtgaaCCAATTCAGAAGCTAAAATGTTGTTTTCCATTTGAAGAGtaatacttttttcttttttctttttctttttttctttttttcttttttgatcaAGAAGGGAGGGGATTTGAAGAGTTATACTAATAATGTCTTATAAATATGGACTTTATTCTATAATTGTGTATGTTATTTTCTCGTACCTATAATATTTTCTCATATTCATtatgttattaatattgtattatttataaacattgaaattaattttgttcGTATCGAGTAGGACTCCGAACTCCCTACTCAAATCGAAGACTCAATACTTTTAATTAAGCTATATGAGATTCACGATTTCACGCCATCTCATCGACATCACATTTGTATGAATAATATATAGagtgaaataatatttttttatagaaattattgAAGTAGACAATTTATATGATATTAACCACATAATTAATATTGgaaatttgtaatattgtttGACTAGATGACTTTGACTGATATTACTACCAATAATTAGCAAATTCGTAGCtaatattaattgaataatataattaaaagtaGAAAGAGACATCAACGGGCAACTTTCCAAACTGATGACTACAAAATCTAGGCAAACACGACACCGGAAGAAGTGGAACGAGTCAGCTGTTCCACGTGTCACTCTTCCacatatttcattttctcatattaacttcttttttcttttcttttttttgttggaaaattcttttctttgtgttaacttttcttttcttgttcacACATGCTTTTTGGACTTTCGTTCCGTGGATTTAGTGGTAGACTTTGTGCTATAGCTATCACGGTAGTTGTGTTTGTAACACAAGTGAAATTGGTTGATTATTTATTGGATAATCataaggtttcaagtttaaATTACTGTAAAATCTATTTATtgacatttaaaatttgagtCAATTAATTAGAGTCAACCTAGGTTAGTGGACCTCATTAGTTATTATAGTCTAGTGCGCACCTTCAactgtgtgtctgtgtgtgtatatacatataaaataaaaacacttcAGGAGAGAACTAAGAATATCTCAAAGTCGTCGATCtagaaatatataattggaGTCTTTTAATGACACcataatgatatttttaaaaacaatttaaataaattcgtagtatattttctcaaaaaaaataataaaaaatcgtAGTATATAATCATtactttatatacataaattgaGTTCATAAAAGTCATTATTATGAATACATAAATTCACTAGGCACATAAACCACTACTGTAAATACATAGGTTCACTATTATTGATACAATTTTTATAATctgtaaaattatttatatatatctacaatattatttttatgtaaatggattcacaatataatttgcattcTTTTGTTAGGCCATTTGTTCATGAAtatatttgagaaagaaaatagTTGTTGCCTTGTTGGGCCTCTAGTTATGGATTACACGATCCTCTAGAAAGAGATGACCCAATATGGCTTTGAGATTGGGAAGGAAAAGCCCATTcgttctaaaattttaaataaataaataaagcaaatcCTACTTGTCTAAGAACAGCTATTTTTATCATGGACAATAGTCTACATAGTATTATGCACACTAAATCAAAATGATGAGGTACAAAATTCGTACTCGTgaggtacagaatttcataatacaagacacaaaaaagcacaacacaagatacatacacatgttatatattcgcttatttttctaatatgatttaggtacataatttatgcttttttttagagcacataatttgtgtttataagCATGAGATTTTACAACACCGGACacagaaattcataacataaaacacaattattaatttatttcggATATAGAATTCATTcttaagatacaaaattttataacacaataCGCAAAAACTTAcaatataatacacatacacatgcaccaGAATTCACATTCGTCCATGATATAAGGATTGATGATTGGAATCCACATTTTCATATTTTACGAGTTATCATAGGGTTGCTCTTTGGAAATTGATAGTGACATTTGACATGTTCATAAACTTCATTTGTGTTAATTGAATGATATAATCAAAACCCTTTGAAATAGTAATAGAAGTGTCTATCACATTGCATAGTAGTTAACAcataagatttatatatatacacacgctaGCTTACACTACTGGTACCAATAGTTCCTGATATAATTAGATAGATTAACTGGTTGTATTAAATATCGTAAGCATGTATCGGGGTAAATAATAGTCTTCATTAATTTGTGTTGAATATCATCTTATGATTATGAATCTAATGATCACCTTTTCAACCACAAGATTTCCTCTATGGGAATGCAATATAGTTGAGCGAGAATAAAAATCTTGGATAAAATCTTTATGTATAATTGGATATATGATCCCCACTCAATAAATATCATATGGATTTTGCACATGGTGTGCCCTCTGCCCAAACAATTGATCAATATTGTATTGTTGTGAAGATTCATtgattttatcttatttttaaaaagaaaccCACCGACATAAAATGCATAACTATGTTCATAGAAATTTGGAAATATTTTACTGGCTGGACTTAGTGTAGTGGTTCGTCGTCTAACTTAATATCACGACTAAAGGTGTATGACAGTGATGCTCGTAATTATGGAAAGTGTGAATTAGATCTCTTAACTCGTGCGCGCATTAAAACTAAGGTTTGACCAATGGGTTAATTGTCCGATTCATAATTTATATCTATAGTGACTCTGATCTAAGGGGCGGGGTGTCCCGAGTTTCGCACATACGAGATCATAAGTTTGTTAAACGGTTGCAGAACCAAGTTGCCCAGGCATTAGAATTGCTTGACTGTGTGAAGTGGTTTTCTTGtattgtagaaaaaaaaatgaaaatattggaGAATTTAATTTAGTATGGAGTACCAATAATATACTGATACACTGCATAATGTTGCATGAATTGGGCATCCGTTGTGGGCTAAGGGTCAGCTCTAGGCTCTAGGCTCTAGCTCAGCTTTCACCCATTGTccaattgttatacagtggaccatagtttaaaaataacatcatttCTTTTAAGTATAGAAACGACAATCgttattttttacaaattttgtatttataatgtgttcagaataaaatgaaattacagtgaatctaaattgaaattgaataacagtttcacatatttgagtatatattgtccaatgaaactgttgttgaattaaaattatactttagtgtctcaataattgaaattcaataacatgtctcccatattgagtgtataatgtcaaatgaaattgtaattgaaacaaaataaattttagttgtgctgaaatgaaattataatgtatataaaatgaaactgaatacaTCATACAAACATTATTAATTAGACAGAACGtgtgccgtttcttttcatttaaaGAAAACGACACCGTTTTAAACCATGGTATACacaacaattaaaatttgaCACCTTCATCATTTTCGTTTATGAAAGAGGTAGCTACGAATccggtcttcttcttcttcttttttgttttgttttgttttgttttgttttttttttgttttttgtttttttgtttttttttttttggttttataaTTAGGGCTAATTTTTATTGAGGTTGCGAGTGATTATGTCTGGATAAGTTTTGTGAATAAAATATCCAATTTTAATAGTACATTTGCCTTTAATTTctaccatttcattgattagGTTTTCTTCGATGGATATGTGCACATTGGAAGCCACAATAGGAGAAACCTAATAAAGTGATGAAGTTGACTACCAAACCACTCATTAAGGACccaaatttgaaaagaaaagctTTGATGATTTAACCTCATTGGCATCAAATATGTTGGCAAATTATTAGGTTTTCCCATGTGATGCATATGCATGTCCATGGCCTTTTGGAGCAAAACATTTAAATCTCAACTGGCCATTGTATCCCCAAGGAATATCCATTCCTACCCGAAACTCCGAAAGAGATCACCAAGTGCGTAAAATATGATTCTCATACTTGA
Coding sequences within it:
- the LOC116031756 gene encoding F-box/kelch-repeat protein At1g22040-like, with product MGGILSLSNPDCPTTELNEVSQSEMCKRQKISVNVWEDIPDLIPSLPNEISIQILARLPRNYYLNAKLVCRGWKDAVTSPELYKVRKELGTTEEWLYVLTKGSGDKLLWYGLDPVSRKWQRLPPVPSLTVNDGSRRGLSALRLWSVVSSTIRIAGAIRGWLGKKDSLDQTPFCGCAIGAVNGCLYVLGGFCKASTMRCVWRYDPITNTWNEVSPMCVGRAYCKTGVLNGKLYVVGGVTRDQGGLTPLQSAEVFDPHTGVWVEVPSMPFTKAHMLPTAFLADFLKPMATGISSYRGKLYVPQSLYCWPFFVDAGGEVYDPETNAWVEMPMGMGEGWPARQAGTKLSVIVDGELYALDPSSSFDSAKIKVYDSQDDSWKAIEGDIPIRDLTDSESPYLLAGLLGKLNVITKDANQNILVLQADRPNQNQNENAPSPQDKSSQEHSESALPSDTNIWRVIASRNSGAAELISCQILDM
- the LOC116031744 gene encoding BRASSINOSTEROID INSENSITIVE 1-associated receptor kinase 1-like, producing MTRERLGVMDWRKILAFFLSFCLIPAFLRRGSIVSGNTEGDALSNLKSNLLDPNNVLQSWDATLVNPCTWFHVTCDSENSVTRVDLGNANLTGRLVPDLGRLEKLQYLELYSNNISGTIPSELGNLTRLVSLDLYQNQLSGNIPVSLGNLQQLRFLRLNNNSLGGTIPRVLTKVQSLQVLDFSNNFLQGTVPINGSFSLFTELSFLNNSRLKYAPTPPPAPISPTASSSGGSSTIGAIAGGVAAGAAILFAAPAILLAWWRRRKPQVHFFDVPAEEDPEVHLGQLKKFSLRELQVATDHFSNKNILGRGGFGKVYRGRLADGSLVAVKRLKEERSQGGEMQFQTEVEMISMAVHRNLLRLRGFCMTPTERLLVYPYMENGSVASRLRDRPESVPPLDWPVRKHIALGAARGLAYLHDHCDPKIIHRDVKAANILLDREMEAVVGDFGLAKLMNYKDTHVTTAVRGTIGHIAPEYLSTGKSSEKTDVFGYGVMLLEIITGQRAFDLARLANDDDVMLLDWVKGLLKEKKYEILVDADLQGMYEEDQVEQLIQVALLCTQGTPMERPRMAEVVGMLEGEGLAEKWEEWQKEEMFRADYSQAPHPIGWNIPDSTPNLQDEVLSGPR